Proteins found in one Microbacterium sp. SSM24 genomic segment:
- a CDS encoding substrate-binding domain-containing protein, translated as MRAISSMATRSVLADLAGAASLAGLPALQIESVGGVDAARRVAEGEAFDLVFLAEPALRRLATAGHVDGATLVPLLVSQVAVAVPGGDAEAGAAPQAHAFRDAGELRAALRAAPRIGYSTGPSGTALVDMIARWGLTDELEGRLVQARPGVPVARLLAENEVDLGLQQLSELIGQRGIRILGTLPADCAIETVFAGAVAAAASEPAAGRELLDFLRSGAAASIIADHSFGAPADPAARAD; from the coding sequence ATGAGGGCGATCTCGTCGATGGCGACGAGATCGGTGCTCGCCGACCTCGCCGGTGCCGCATCGCTCGCGGGGCTTCCGGCGCTGCAGATCGAGTCCGTCGGTGGAGTGGATGCCGCGCGCCGCGTCGCCGAGGGTGAGGCGTTCGACCTGGTCTTCCTGGCCGAGCCGGCTCTGCGCCGCTTGGCCACTGCGGGTCACGTCGATGGGGCGACGCTCGTTCCGCTGTTGGTCTCGCAGGTCGCGGTCGCCGTCCCCGGCGGCGACGCCGAGGCAGGCGCGGCGCCACAGGCTCACGCGTTCCGCGATGCCGGCGAGCTCCGTGCGGCGCTGCGCGCCGCACCCCGCATCGGCTACTCGACAGGCCCGAGCGGCACAGCGCTGGTCGACATGATCGCCCGGTGGGGCCTCACCGATGAACTCGAGGGTCGCCTCGTGCAGGCGCGGCCCGGCGTCCCGGTCGCGCGGCTGCTGGCCGAGAACGAGGTCGATCTCGGCCTCCAGCAACTGAGCGAGCTGATCGGGCAGCGCGGCATCCGGATCCTCGGGACCCTTCCCGCGGACTGCGCGATCGAGACGGTCTTCGCCGGCGCGGTCGCGGCAGCGGCGAGCGAGCCTGCCGCTGGGCGCGAGCTCCTCGACTTCCTGCGGTCGGGCGCCGCGGCGAGCATCATCGCGGACCACAGCTTCGGGGCTCCCGCCGATCCGGCGGCCCGAGCGGACTGA
- a CDS encoding VanZ family protein, whose amino-acid sequence MTDLSTSRGRGIRLLVAGAFAAAITLLTLAPPSIAAPLRGLFVRSMVEVGHPLLVVLPFGDIDDALNVLLFVPLGATLALLLPRRFWLVAILAAFALSAAVEFAQRSIPGRVPDGDDVWWNTVGATVGVLAMAVPRLVAALARRQRGSVTRT is encoded by the coding sequence ATGACCGACCTCAGCACGTCGCGGGGGCGCGGCATCCGCCTGCTCGTCGCCGGCGCATTCGCCGCCGCGATCACGCTGCTCACGCTCGCGCCGCCCTCGATCGCCGCTCCGCTGCGCGGGCTGTTCGTGCGGTCGATGGTCGAGGTGGGGCATCCGCTCCTCGTCGTGCTGCCGTTCGGCGACATCGACGATGCGCTCAACGTGCTCCTGTTCGTCCCGCTGGGAGCGACGCTCGCACTCCTCCTGCCGCGACGGTTCTGGCTCGTCGCGATCCTCGCCGCGTTCGCACTGTCGGCGGCGGTCGAGTTCGCGCAGCGGTCGATCCCGGGACGCGTGCCCGACGGCGACGACGTGTGGTGGAACACCGTCGGCGCGACCGTCGGCGTGCTCGCGATGGCGGTCCCGCGGCTCGTGGCGGCGCTCGCCCGACGTCAGCGCGGGAGCGTCACCCGCACGTGA
- a CDS encoding IclR family transcriptional regulator, whose product MANSPSGDSMTERIVRVLETFTAERSMQSASEIGRRAGLPSSTAHRMVDELVDAGLLERDEDRRVHLGMRLWELALRGSTALRLRQAALPHMEQVQADIGEHTQLAVMEQDEALFLERLSHPDAGANITRVAGRLPLHASSSGLVLLAHAPAAVRERVLAGPLRALAPETVTDPARLRRLLADVRRAGVVVAPGSVEAVSTGVAVPIRDAGEVIAALSVVLPRETAPDAAIAALRAAATGTEAALRVDRR is encoded by the coding sequence ATGGCCAACTCGCCCTCCGGCGACTCGATGACCGAGCGCATCGTGCGTGTGCTCGAGACGTTCACGGCCGAGCGTTCGATGCAGTCGGCCTCCGAGATCGGACGTCGCGCGGGTCTTCCGTCGTCGACGGCTCACCGGATGGTGGACGAGCTCGTCGACGCGGGCCTCCTCGAGAGGGACGAGGACCGTCGGGTGCATCTCGGCATGCGCCTGTGGGAGCTCGCACTGCGCGGCTCGACCGCGCTGCGGCTGCGCCAGGCCGCGCTTCCGCACATGGAGCAGGTGCAGGCCGACATCGGCGAGCACACGCAGCTCGCCGTGATGGAACAGGACGAGGCGCTGTTCCTCGAGCGCCTCTCGCATCCCGACGCGGGCGCCAACATCACGCGCGTGGCCGGCCGGCTTCCCCTGCATGCGTCCTCGTCGGGGCTCGTGCTCCTGGCGCACGCTCCCGCCGCGGTGCGCGAGCGCGTGCTCGCCGGGCCCCTGCGGGCACTCGCGCCCGAGACGGTGACCGATCCTGCGCGCCTGCGACGACTGCTCGCCGACGTGCGGCGCGCCGGGGTGGTGGTCGCACCGGGCTCCGTCGAGGCCGTCTCGACCGGCGTGGCCGTGCCGATCCGCGACGCCGGCGAGGTGATCGCAGCACTCTCCGTCGTGCTCCCCCGCGAGACGGCTCCGGATGCCGCGATCGCGGCCCTGCGCGCGGCTGCGACGGGGACCGAGGCGGCGCTGCGCGTTGATCGACGCTGA
- a CDS encoding LysR family transcriptional regulator, with product MPLPDLNQLRTFVVLYELRSLTATADRLHVTQPTVSYTLRQLRQRFGDDLFHRQGHVMVPTPRASRLFGPLHEALAQIDATVSSPDEFDPATFDGELALALTSIGEQTFLPPIMPALAQAAPHLHLKVERLDADLVADGLLRGTIDLAVTVSLMESPHLWRTPIRSVEYVALSSEAYPLPTTGPRMFEGRRFVRVSARGGHVYPLQAMIEQGLMPQVKLTVEEYATVPAVLEATDLVVLLPRHVADVFCGWFPGLRIAELPWPARSTPVAIYSRGEASLSPAQRWFRSVMFDAVAAGEYRVA from the coding sequence ATGCCGCTTCCTGATCTGAACCAACTGCGCACGTTCGTCGTGCTGTACGAACTGCGGAGTCTGACGGCGACCGCGGACCGGCTGCACGTCACGCAGCCCACCGTGAGCTACACCCTCCGGCAGCTGCGGCAGCGATTCGGCGATGACCTGTTCCACCGGCAGGGCCATGTGATGGTGCCGACGCCGCGTGCGAGCCGGCTGTTCGGCCCGCTGCACGAGGCGCTCGCGCAGATCGACGCGACGGTGAGCAGCCCGGACGAGTTCGATCCGGCGACGTTCGACGGCGAGCTGGCCCTTGCGCTCACCTCGATCGGCGAGCAGACCTTCCTTCCGCCGATCATGCCGGCGCTCGCGCAGGCGGCGCCCCACCTGCACTTGAAGGTCGAGCGGCTCGACGCGGACCTGGTCGCGGACGGCCTGCTGCGCGGAACGATCGACCTCGCCGTCACCGTGTCGCTGATGGAGTCGCCGCATCTGTGGCGCACCCCGATCCGCAGCGTCGAGTACGTCGCGCTGTCGTCGGAGGCGTACCCGTTGCCGACGACGGGCCCGCGCATGTTCGAGGGGCGCCGGTTCGTGCGGGTCTCGGCCCGCGGCGGACACGTCTACCCGCTGCAGGCGATGATCGAGCAGGGGCTGATGCCGCAGGTGAAGCTGACCGTCGAGGAGTACGCCACCGTTCCCGCCGTCCTGGAGGCGACCGATCTCGTCGTGCTCCTCCCGCGGCATGTCGCCGACGTCTTCTGCGGCTGGTTCCCCGGGCTGCGCATCGCCGAACTGCCGTGGCCCGCGCGCAGCACTCCGGTCGCGATCTACTCGCGCGGCGAGGCGAGCCTGTCGCCGGCGCAGCGCTGGTTCCGCTCCGTGATGTTCGACGCGGTCGCTGCCGGCGAGTACCGCGTGGCGTAG
- a CDS encoding aldo/keto reductase, whose product MILPRIGLGCMSLSHAYGVSPSVDDGVALIRAALDHGVTLLDTATLYGGGRNEELVGRAIAGRRDEVVLASKGGMALVDGVKTIDGRPETLRAQVDASLARLEVEHIDLYYLHRWDRQVPIGESVGALAELVDAGKIGRIGLSEVSVERLLEAQAVAPIAAVQNEYSLWSRNPELGMLEATRRSGVALVAFSPVARGFLADAVHDPDELAPKDIRRAMPRFQAAHWPANAALLPAWRSLAAEADCTPAQLSLAWLLSRGEHVVPIPGSTQASHVRDNLAAVDLVVDPRILARAGELIDTATVSGPRYSAAQSVEVDAESFDEAA is encoded by the coding sequence GTGATCCTTCCCCGCATCGGCCTCGGCTGCATGTCGCTGAGTCATGCGTACGGGGTGTCCCCGTCGGTCGACGACGGTGTGGCACTCATCCGCGCGGCGCTCGATCACGGCGTCACGCTTCTCGACACCGCGACGCTCTACGGCGGCGGCCGCAACGAGGAGCTCGTCGGCCGCGCCATCGCCGGCCGCCGCGACGAGGTCGTTCTGGCGAGCAAGGGCGGCATGGCCCTGGTGGACGGCGTCAAGACGATCGACGGGCGCCCCGAGACGCTGCGTGCGCAGGTGGATGCCTCGCTCGCTCGCCTCGAGGTGGAGCACATCGACCTCTACTACCTCCACCGCTGGGACAGGCAGGTGCCGATCGGCGAGAGCGTGGGGGCGCTGGCGGAGCTGGTGGATGCCGGCAAGATCGGCCGCATCGGCCTGTCGGAGGTGTCCGTCGAACGGCTCCTCGAAGCGCAGGCTGTCGCGCCCATCGCAGCCGTGCAGAACGAGTACTCGCTGTGGAGCCGCAATCCCGAACTGGGCATGCTCGAGGCGACGCGGCGATCCGGCGTCGCGCTCGTGGCGTTCTCGCCCGTCGCCCGCGGGTTCCTCGCCGATGCCGTGCACGACCCCGACGAGCTGGCGCCGAAGGACATCCGGCGCGCGATGCCGCGATTCCAGGCCGCGCACTGGCCCGCGAATGCGGCGCTGCTCCCCGCCTGGCGGTCCCTCGCCGCGGAGGCGGACTGCACGCCGGCTCAGCTCTCGCTCGCGTGGCTGCTCTCGCGCGGTGAGCACGTCGTCCCCATCCCGGGGTCCACGCAGGCGTCCCACGTGCGTGACAACCTCGCCGCGGTCGACCTCGTCGTGGATCCGCGGATCCTCGCTCGTGCGGGGGAGCTCATCGACACGGCCACGGTCTCGGGTCCGCGCTACAGCGCGGCCCAGTCCGTCGAGGTCGATGCCGAGTCCTTCGACGAGGCGGCATGA
- a CDS encoding Gfo/Idh/MocA family oxidoreductase: MSSDKVRVAVVGAAGAFGMKHLDGLANIPDAEVTVVSGTRPEPTQAVAEKYGVPHAVIGFDAVLERDDVDAVILATPTQQHAAQTQAALAAGKHVQVEIPLADSLADAEAALAAAEASDRVAMVGHTRRFNPSHQFVHNRILAGEFAVQQMDVQTYFFRRTNTNAKGEARSWTDHLLWHHAAHTVDLFAYQAGRIVQANAIQGPIHPVLGIAMDMSIQLKSESGAICTLSLSFNNEGPFGAFFRYIGDTDTYLARYDDLYNGRDERIDVSKVAVSMNGIELQDREFVSAIREGREPNSSLRQVIDCYWVLGALEEQLA, from the coding sequence ATGAGCAGCGACAAGGTTCGCGTCGCGGTCGTCGGCGCCGCCGGCGCCTTCGGGATGAAGCACCTCGACGGCCTGGCGAACATCCCCGACGCCGAGGTGACGGTCGTCAGCGGCACCCGGCCGGAGCCGACGCAGGCGGTGGCAGAGAAGTACGGGGTGCCCCACGCCGTGATCGGCTTCGACGCGGTCCTCGAGCGCGACGACGTCGACGCGGTGATCCTCGCCACCCCCACGCAGCAGCATGCCGCGCAGACGCAGGCCGCGCTCGCGGCGGGCAAGCACGTGCAGGTCGAGATCCCGCTCGCGGACTCGCTGGCGGATGCCGAAGCCGCCCTCGCGGCAGCGGAGGCGTCGGACCGTGTGGCGATGGTCGGCCACACTCGCCGGTTCAACCCGTCGCACCAGTTCGTGCACAACCGCATCCTCGCCGGCGAGTTCGCCGTGCAGCAGATGGACGTGCAGACGTACTTCTTCCGCCGCACGAACACCAACGCCAAGGGTGAGGCGCGGTCGTGGACCGACCACCTGCTGTGGCACCACGCCGCGCACACCGTCGACCTCTTCGCGTATCAGGCCGGCCGCATCGTGCAGGCGAATGCGATCCAGGGACCGATCCACCCCGTCCTGGGTATCGCGATGGACATGTCGATCCAGCTCAAGAGCGAGTCCGGGGCGATCTGCACGCTGTCGCTGTCGTTCAACAACGAGGGACCGTTCGGCGCGTTCTTCCGCTACATCGGCGACACCGACACCTACCTGGCGCGCTACGACGACCTCTACAACGGCCGCGACGAGCGGATCGACGTGTCGAAGGTCGCGGTCAGCATGAACGGCATCGAGCTGCAGGACCGCGAGTTCGTCTCCGCGATCCGCGAGGGGCGCGAACCGAACTCCTCGCTGCGTCAGGTCATCGACTGCTACTGGGTGCTCGGTGCGCTCGAGGAGCAGCTCGCGTGA
- a CDS encoding amidohydrolase family protein: MSDVDTIVHGATSGGFEKSPGWLDWYDGPSTPTFRMPAGAVDAHCHVFGPGGEFPFAPERKYTPCDASAAQLFALRDHLGFDRNVIVQATCHGADNRALVDALRRSDGRARGVATVRRDVTDDELAELHAAGVRGVRFNFVKRLVDRVPTDSLDEIVAKIAPLGWHVVIYFEAEDLPELYDFFSAIPTDVVVDHMGRPDVTKDPDGPEFALFLRFMRENPNVWTKVSCPERLSVTGPRALDGEQHAYTDVVPFARRVVEEFPDRVLWGTDWPHPNLTDHMPDDGLLVDYIPQIAPTPDLQRRLLVDNPARLYWAQSSYTAGA, encoded by the coding sequence GTGAGCGACGTCGACACCATCGTGCACGGTGCCACGAGCGGCGGCTTCGAGAAGTCGCCGGGGTGGCTGGACTGGTACGACGGACCCAGCACGCCGACATTCCGGATGCCGGCCGGCGCCGTCGACGCGCACTGCCACGTCTTCGGTCCCGGCGGGGAGTTCCCCTTCGCCCCCGAGCGCAAGTACACGCCGTGCGACGCCTCCGCCGCGCAGCTCTTCGCCCTGCGCGATCACCTGGGGTTCGATCGCAACGTCATCGTCCAGGCCACCTGCCACGGCGCCGACAACCGCGCGCTCGTCGACGCGCTGCGCCGCAGCGACGGCCGCGCCCGCGGCGTCGCCACGGTTCGCCGGGACGTGACCGACGACGAGCTGGCCGAACTGCACGCGGCCGGAGTGCGCGGCGTCCGCTTCAACTTCGTCAAGCGCCTCGTCGATCGCGTTCCCACGGACTCGCTCGATGAGATCGTCGCGAAGATCGCGCCGCTGGGCTGGCACGTGGTCATCTACTTCGAGGCCGAGGACCTCCCCGAGCTGTACGACTTCTTCTCGGCGATCCCGACGGACGTCGTCGTCGACCACATGGGACGCCCCGATGTGACGAAGGATCCCGACGGACCCGAGTTCGCCCTCTTCCTCCGCTTCATGCGGGAGAACCCCAACGTGTGGACGAAGGTGTCGTGCCCCGAGCGGCTGAGCGTCACGGGTCCGCGCGCGCTGGACGGTGAGCAGCACGCGTACACGGATGTCGTGCCGTTCGCACGTCGCGTGGTCGAGGAGTTCCCCGACCGCGTCCTCTGGGGCACCGACTGGCCCCACCCCAACCTGACCGATCACATGCCCGACGATGGGCTGCTGGTCGACTACATCCCGCAGATCGCCCCGACCCCCGACCTGCAGCGCAGGCTGCTGGTCGACAACCCGGCGCGGCTGTACTGGGCGCAATCCTCATACACCGCAGGAGCATGA
- a CDS encoding protocatechuate 4,5-dioxygenase subunit alpha/beta, producing MALDKPYKNVPGTTIFDAEQARKGYHLNQFSMSLMKPENRERYLADREAYLDEWPLTPAQRQGVLDLDLNACIREGGNIYFLSKIGATHGLSFQQMAGSMTGMSEAAYRDMMVGGGRRPEGNRLKDLDGWTPPSTEKSEVMRPDAPARFTSALFTSHVPAIGAAMDLGKTEEPYWKKVFDGYRWTREWAKENTPDVIILVYNDHATAFDSNIIPTFVLGTGAHYPVADEGYGPRPVPDVKGYPELAAHIAQSVIQDDFDLTLVNEMVVDHGLTVPLSLVFGDVEEWPCRVIPLPVNVVQYPVPSGRRCYELGRAIRRALDKWDGPALNVQIWGTGGMSHQLQGPRAGLINEEWDNAFLDHLIADPLGLTEWSHMEYVDEAGSEGIELVDWLIARGAMDDQFGGEAPSVGHRFYHVPASNTAVGHLVLSNPTAPRTVESDRVSTPLEEVRS from the coding sequence ATGGCACTCGACAAGCCCTACAAGAACGTTCCCGGCACGACCATCTTCGACGCCGAGCAGGCTCGCAAGGGGTACCACCTCAACCAGTTCTCGATGTCGCTCATGAAGCCCGAGAACCGCGAACGGTACCTCGCCGACCGCGAAGCGTACCTCGACGAGTGGCCGCTCACTCCCGCCCAGCGTCAGGGCGTGCTCGACCTCGACCTCAACGCGTGCATCCGCGAGGGCGGGAACATCTACTTCCTGAGCAAGATCGGCGCCACGCACGGCCTGAGCTTCCAGCAGATGGCCGGCTCGATGACCGGGATGTCGGAAGCGGCCTATCGCGACATGATGGTCGGCGGCGGACGCCGTCCTGAGGGCAATCGGCTGAAGGACCTCGACGGCTGGACCCCGCCCTCGACCGAGAAGTCGGAGGTCATGCGGCCCGACGCGCCGGCGAGGTTCACCTCGGCGCTGTTCACGTCGCACGTGCCCGCGATCGGCGCGGCGATGGACCTCGGCAAGACCGAGGAGCCGTACTGGAAGAAGGTGTTCGACGGCTATCGCTGGACCCGCGAGTGGGCCAAGGAGAACACGCCGGACGTCATCATCCTCGTGTACAACGACCACGCCACCGCCTTCGACTCCAACATCATCCCGACCTTCGTGCTCGGGACCGGCGCGCACTACCCCGTCGCCGACGAGGGCTACGGGCCGCGCCCGGTGCCCGACGTGAAGGGATACCCGGAGCTCGCCGCCCACATCGCGCAGTCCGTCATCCAGGACGACTTCGACCTGACCCTCGTCAACGAGATGGTCGTCGACCACGGGCTCACCGTTCCGCTGTCGCTCGTCTTCGGCGACGTCGAGGAATGGCCGTGCCGCGTCATCCCGCTGCCCGTCAACGTGGTGCAGTACCCCGTGCCCTCGGGGCGCCGCTGCTACGAGCTCGGCCGTGCGATCCGCCGCGCCCTCGACAAGTGGGACGGCCCCGCGCTCAACGTGCAGATCTGGGGGACGGGCGGCATGAGCCACCAGCTGCAGGGTCCGCGCGCCGGCCTCATCAACGAGGAGTGGGACAACGCGTTCCTCGACCACCTCATCGCCGACCCGCTGGGCCTCACCGAGTGGTCGCACATGGAGTACGTCGATGAGGCAGGATCGGAGGGCATCGAGCTCGTCGACTGGCTGATCGCGCGCGGCGCGATGGACGACCAGTTCGGCGGCGAGGCCCCCTCGGTCGGGCACAGGTTCTACCACGTGCCGGCATCCAACACCGCCGTCGGCCACCTCGTGCTCAGCAACCCGACCGCACCGCGCACCGTCGAGTCCGACCGCGTGAGCACCCCGCTGGAGGAAGTCCGTTCATGA
- a CDS encoding VOC family protein has translation MSDTNSEPRGISAAAFHRAGGVADWRVTGTGPQAVFTATSLTHAARLVDPIAAAAERFGVRPDIDVRPEGVVVRVPYPESEGIPAGSPAFAAAVSTAAAELGLTPDPSLAQSVGVYVAQHSQADVRPFFTAALGYEPFGDTDAVDPLRCGPQLAFNPITGDVPARGRTHFDVFVPADRAQARVDAALAAGGRLVDDSHAPAWWSLASPDNHGVDIASWTDTYE, from the coding sequence ATGAGTGACACGAACAGCGAGCCGAGGGGGATCTCCGCGGCCGCGTTCCACCGCGCTGGGGGCGTCGCCGACTGGCGCGTGACCGGCACCGGTCCGCAGGCGGTCTTCACGGCGACCTCGCTGACCCACGCGGCACGGCTCGTCGACCCGATCGCCGCGGCCGCCGAGCGGTTCGGCGTGCGACCCGACATCGACGTGCGTCCTGAAGGCGTCGTCGTGCGCGTCCCGTACCCGGAGTCGGAGGGCATCCCCGCCGGGTCTCCGGCGTTCGCCGCCGCCGTGTCCACGGCCGCCGCCGAGCTGGGACTCACTCCCGACCCGTCGCTCGCGCAGTCCGTCGGGGTCTACGTCGCCCAGCATTCTCAGGCCGACGTGCGGCCGTTCTTCACCGCGGCGCTCGGCTACGAGCCGTTCGGCGACACCGACGCCGTCGACCCGCTCCGCTGCGGCCCGCAGCTCGCCTTCAATCCGATCACCGGAGACGTCCCCGCCAGGGGTCGCACGCACTTCGACGTCTTCGTGCCGGCCGACCGGGCGCAGGCGCGAGTCGATGCCGCGCTCGCCGCGGGAGGGAGGCTCGTCGACGATTCCCACGCGCCCGCGTGGTGGTCGCTGGCGTCGCCCGACAACCACGGCGTCGACATCGCGTCCTGGACCGACACGTACGAGTGA
- a CDS encoding amidohydrolase family protein, with amino-acid sequence MIIDIHGHYTTAPAQLGAWRDLQIAFADGVADAPDPATLRISDDDIRETIEANQLKLMNERGSDLTVFSPRASFMAHHIGDLAVSETWARICNDLVARVAQLYPDRFLPGAMLPQSPGVDPKTTLAELDRAVNDLGVVTVNLNPDPSGGFWTAPALTDRSWYPIYEKLVEYELPAMIHVSTSCKPVFHTTGDHYLNADTTAFMQLLKGDLFRDFPDLKFVIPHGGGAAPYHWGRFRGLAMALRKPDLEEHLLNNVFFDTCVYHQPGIDLLTTVIPADNILFASEMIGAVRDIDPRTGHYFDDTKRYVDATPHLDDAQRSAVFEGNARRVYPRLNRALVARGL; translated from the coding sequence TTGATCATCGACATCCACGGCCACTACACGACCGCGCCGGCGCAGCTGGGAGCGTGGCGTGACCTGCAGATCGCCTTCGCCGACGGCGTCGCGGATGCTCCCGATCCGGCGACTCTCCGCATCAGCGACGACGACATCCGCGAGACGATCGAAGCGAACCAGCTGAAGCTCATGAACGAGCGCGGCAGCGATCTCACGGTCTTCAGCCCGCGTGCATCGTTCATGGCGCACCACATCGGCGATCTGGCCGTGAGCGAGACCTGGGCGCGCATCTGCAACGACCTCGTCGCGCGCGTCGCGCAGCTCTACCCGGATCGGTTCCTGCCCGGCGCGATGCTGCCGCAGTCGCCCGGTGTCGACCCGAAGACGACCCTCGCCGAACTCGACCGCGCGGTGAACGATCTCGGCGTCGTCACGGTCAACCTGAACCCGGACCCGTCCGGAGGATTCTGGACCGCACCGGCGCTGACCGACCGCTCCTGGTACCCGATCTACGAGAAGCTCGTGGAGTACGAGCTCCCCGCGATGATCCACGTCAGCACGTCGTGCAAGCCGGTCTTCCACACCACCGGCGACCATTACCTCAACGCCGACACGACCGCGTTCATGCAGCTGCTCAAGGGCGACCTGTTCCGCGACTTCCCGGACCTGAAGTTCGTGATCCCGCACGGCGGCGGGGCGGCCCCGTATCACTGGGGGCGCTTCCGCGGCCTCGCGATGGCGCTGCGCAAGCCCGACCTCGAAGAGCACCTGCTGAACAACGTGTTCTTCGACACGTGCGTCTACCACCAGCCCGGGATCGACCTGCTCACCACGGTCATCCCCGCCGATAACATCCTCTTCGCCAGCGAGATGATCGGCGCCGTCCGCGACATCGACCCGCGCACCGGGCACTACTTCGACGACACCAAGCGGTACGTCGACGCGACGCCCCACCTCGACGACGCGCAGCGCAGTGCCGTCTTCGAGGGGAACGCGCGCCGCGTCTACCCGCGCCTGAATCGCGCCCTCGTGGCGCGCGGCCTCTGA
- a CDS encoding TetR/AcrR family transcriptional regulator, giving the protein MEPTPPPTSARDALLRAASEELAEKGHASVSLRAVARRANVSHAAPAHFFGDRAGMLTAVATAGFDQLDAALAAAAIREGDADESPLAALGRAYVDFGLEHPALVDLMFRRSELNADDDALIEAQRGALGRLRTAVGDVADAHADEWSLLSWAVVHGLVSLVREGVLARIVEQDPDAAPALARRLVEVYAAGVAPASRS; this is encoded by the coding sequence ATGGAGCCCACCCCGCCGCCGACCTCCGCCCGAGACGCACTCCTGCGCGCCGCCTCCGAGGAGCTCGCCGAGAAGGGGCACGCCTCGGTCAGCCTGCGCGCTGTCGCCCGGCGGGCGAACGTGTCGCATGCGGCGCCGGCCCACTTCTTCGGCGACCGGGCGGGGATGCTCACCGCGGTCGCGACCGCCGGGTTCGACCAGCTCGACGCCGCGCTCGCCGCCGCAGCGATCCGCGAGGGCGACGCGGATGAATCGCCGCTCGCGGCACTCGGCCGCGCCTACGTCGACTTCGGGCTGGAGCATCCGGCTCTGGTCGACCTGATGTTCCGCCGCTCGGAGCTCAATGCCGACGACGACGCCCTCATCGAGGCGCAGCGCGGAGCGCTGGGGCGGCTGCGCACCGCCGTGGGCGACGTCGCCGATGCCCACGCGGACGAGTGGTCGCTGCTGAGCTGGGCTGTCGTCCACGGTCTGGTCTCCCTCGTGCGCGAAGGCGTGCTCGCACGCATCGTCGAGCAGGATCCGGATGCCGCGCCCGCCCTCGCGCGGCGGCTCGTCGAGGTCTACGCCGCGGGCGTCGCTCCGGCGTCGCGGTCATAG
- the ligK gene encoding 4-carboxy-4-hydroxy-2-oxoadipate aldolase/oxaloacetate decarboxylase — MTQRLNNLGIVRTRVDRPDPADVSRLSQFGVATIHEAMGRVGLLRPYIRPAYTGAKLCGPAVTVLLQPGDNWMFHVAAEQVQEGDVIVAGCTTESEDGFFGELLATSLTARGCKGLVIDGGVRDVADLEKMDFPVFSRAINSKGTVKATLGSVNVPVVVANAVVNPGDVVVADVDGVVVVPRELVGAVAEASALREANEESKRQKFRDGVLGLDLYGMREPLAAAGLEYVED; from the coding sequence ATGACGCAGCGCTTGAACAACCTCGGCATCGTCCGCACCCGCGTCGACCGCCCCGACCCGGCCGACGTCTCGCGCCTGTCGCAGTTCGGTGTCGCGACGATCCACGAGGCGATGGGCCGGGTCGGGCTGCTGCGGCCGTACATCCGCCCCGCGTACACCGGTGCGAAGCTGTGCGGTCCGGCCGTCACGGTGCTGCTGCAGCCGGGCGACAACTGGATGTTCCACGTGGCCGCGGAGCAGGTGCAGGAAGGCGATGTCATCGTCGCCGGCTGCACGACCGAGAGCGAGGACGGCTTCTTCGGCGAACTCCTCGCGACCTCGCTCACGGCGCGCGGCTGCAAGGGGCTCGTGATCGACGGCGGCGTCCGCGACGTCGCCGACCTCGAGAAGATGGACTTCCCCGTCTTCTCGCGAGCCATCAACTCCAAGGGCACCGTGAAGGCGACCCTCGGTTCGGTCAACGTCCCGGTCGTCGTCGCCAACGCCGTGGTGAACCCCGGCGACGTGGTCGTCGCCGACGTGGACGGCGTCGTGGTGGTCCCGCGTGAGCTCGTCGGAGCCGTGGCCGAGGCATCCGCTCTCCGCGAGGCGAACGAGGAATCGAAGCGCCAGAAGTTCCGCGACGGCGTGCTGGGGCTCGACCTCTACGGCATGCGCGAGCCGCTGGCAGCGGCCGGCCTCGAGTACGTGGAGGACTGA